In Acidimicrobiales bacterium, one DNA window encodes the following:
- a CDS encoding glycosyltransferase family 2 protein, with translation MVQSDCGEVSGRLGASVAAVVVNYNAADHLERCLSTLEIEGIKTAVVVDNGSTDGSRDVVARSSAHWVQTGANLGYGRAANLGAGTPAAESEPMLLIANPDVEVCPGAVAGLVAALESDSRLGIVGPRILNPDGSVYPSVRTFPNLVDAIGHGLLGMVMPRNRFTRRYRLLDADHDLPARVDWVSGACFLIRRDVWDLLGGFDPSYFMYMEDVDLCWRARRAGWEVAYEPCAEVVHVQGVSADRHPYRMLAAHHRSMWRFAARTTAGPKRAALPLVAVGLAARLIAAAAWHRFAPAGASRMAEPATGAHRSRPLP, from the coding sequence GTGGTTCAGAGCGACTGCGGCGAGGTGAGCGGCCGGCTCGGGGCAAGCGTGGCGGCGGTTGTCGTCAACTACAACGCTGCAGACCACCTCGAGCGTTGCTTGTCGACGCTGGAGATCGAGGGGATAAAGACGGCGGTCGTCGTGGACAACGGTTCCACCGACGGCTCACGCGACGTGGTTGCTCGCAGCTCCGCGCATTGGGTGCAGACCGGCGCGAACCTGGGTTACGGCCGGGCAGCGAACCTCGGAGCCGGGACGCCCGCCGCCGAGAGCGAGCCCATGCTGTTGATAGCCAACCCCGACGTCGAGGTGTGTCCCGGTGCGGTCGCCGGTTTGGTCGCCGCCCTCGAATCCGATTCCCGCCTGGGGATCGTCGGACCGAGGATCCTGAACCCCGACGGCTCCGTCTACCCGTCGGTACGAACCTTCCCGAACCTGGTCGACGCGATCGGGCACGGGCTGCTCGGGATGGTCATGCCCCGCAACCGGTTCACCCGCAGGTACCGGCTGCTCGACGCCGACCACGACCTTCCGGCGAGGGTCGACTGGGTGTCCGGCGCCTGCTTCTTGATCAGGCGCGACGTGTGGGACCTTCTCGGAGGTTTCGACCCGTCGTATTTCATGTACATGGAGGACGTGGATCTCTGCTGGCGGGCGCGGCGAGCAGGATGGGAGGTCGCATACGAGCCGTGCGCCGAGGTGGTGCACGTGCAGGGGGTGTCGGCGGACCGCCACCCGTACAGGATGCTCGCCGCGCACCACCGTTCCATGTGGCGATTCGCAGCTCGGACGACCGCCGGGCCGAAGCGTGCAGCCCTGCCACTGGTCGCAGTCGGGTTGGCGGCCAGGCTGATCGCGGCCGCCGCCTGGCACCGGTTCGCTCCCGCCGGCGCATCCCGGATGGCGGAACCGGCGACCGGTGCCCACCGCTCGCGGCCGCTACCCTGA
- a CDS encoding NDP-sugar synthase produces MKAIVLVGGEGTRLRPLTFTTPKQMLPVGGLPMIERVLAGLARHGIDEVVLSLGYRPDAFLEAYPDGRCAGVRLHYAVEPEPLDTAGAIAFAARHARLQDTFVVANGDVLTDLDVSALIRFHREHDAEATIALTPVEDPSRFGVVPTDDEGRVLAFIEKPPGEAPTNLINAGTYVLEPSVVDRIPTGRKVSIEREIFPAVAAAARLFALASDADWVDAGTPSTYLAANLRYVVAPPESCEVSAGATVESSVLGEGVRVGDGAKVIDSVLFDDVVIGPGANVRSSIVGRGAEVEEGADVADLTVLGDGEIVAAGRVLRGAKLPEGE; encoded by the coding sequence ATGAAGGCCATAGTCCTCGTCGGCGGCGAGGGCACACGCTTGCGCCCGCTCACTTTCACCACACCCAAGCAGATGCTCCCAGTAGGCGGGCTCCCGATGATCGAGAGGGTGCTCGCAGGTCTCGCGAGGCACGGAATCGACGAGGTGGTCCTCTCGCTCGGGTATCGTCCCGACGCTTTCCTGGAGGCGTACCCCGACGGGCGGTGCGCCGGCGTCCGTCTGCATTACGCCGTCGAGCCGGAGCCGCTCGACACCGCCGGTGCCATTGCCTTCGCCGCCCGCCACGCACGGCTGCAAGACACGTTCGTCGTCGCCAACGGCGACGTCTTGACGGACCTCGACGTGAGCGCGCTTATCCGTTTCCACCGCGAGCACGACGCGGAGGCCACCATCGCTCTGACCCCGGTCGAAGACCCATCGAGGTTCGGTGTCGTGCCGACCGACGACGAAGGCCGAGTGCTCGCGTTCATCGAGAAGCCGCCGGGGGAAGCCCCGACGAACCTGATCAACGCCGGAACCTACGTGCTCGAGCCCTCGGTCGTCGACCGCATCCCCACCGGCCGGAAGGTGTCGATCGAAAGGGAGATCTTCCCGGCGGTCGCCGCGGCAGCCCGTCTGTTCGCTCTCGCCTCCGACGCCGACTGGGTCGACGCCGGTACCCCGTCCACCTACCTTGCAGCCAATCTCCGATACGTGGTGGCGCCCCCCGAGTCCTGCGAGGTCTCGGCCGGGGCGACGGTTGAGTCGAGCGTCCTGGGCGAGGGAGTCCGGGTCGGAGACGGAGCCAAGGTCATCGACTCCGTGCTCTTCGACGACGTCGTCATCGGGCCGGGTGCGAACGTGCGGTCGTCGATAGTCGGGCGCGGCGCCGAGGTGGAGGAAGGTGCTGACGTGGCCGATCTCACGGTGCTCGGTGACGGTGAAATCGTCGCTGCGGGTCGGGTTCTCAGGGGCGCGAAGTTGCCGGAGGGCGAGTGA
- a CDS encoding UDP-glucuronic acid decarboxylase family protein codes for MRILVAGGAGFIGRCMCSRLLDRGDEVICVDNLVTGTVGNVKDFQDEPGYTFVEADIASLAEFDAGPLDAVVNLACPASPADFVPLSLEILETGSRGVVNLLELCVRTGARFLQASTSEVYGDPQVHPQPESYWGNVNPVGLRSVYDEAKRFGEALTMAYQRRHGVEVRIARIFNTYGPGMRHDDGRVVSNFATQALRGEPLTVYGDGTQTRSLCFVEDEVTGLLALLESDVSTPVNIGNDDERTIAEIASLIIELAGSKSEMAHLPLPADDPTQRRPDLTIARTKLGWEPVTPLRDGLARTVEWFRATAAR; via the coding sequence GTGCGCATACTCGTGGCCGGCGGCGCCGGCTTCATCGGCCGCTGCATGTGCAGCCGACTCCTCGATCGCGGCGACGAGGTGATCTGCGTCGACAACCTCGTGACCGGGACCGTCGGCAACGTCAAGGACTTCCAAGACGAACCCGGGTACACGTTCGTCGAGGCCGACATCGCCTCGCTGGCGGAGTTCGACGCCGGCCCGCTCGACGCGGTCGTCAACCTGGCCTGCCCGGCGTCACCTGCCGATTTCGTGCCCCTGTCGCTCGAGATCCTGGAGACCGGGAGCCGGGGCGTGGTGAACCTTCTCGAGCTGTGTGTCCGCACCGGTGCTCGATTCCTACAGGCGTCGACGAGCGAGGTGTACGGCGACCCGCAGGTGCATCCCCAACCCGAGAGCTACTGGGGCAACGTCAACCCGGTCGGGCTGCGGTCCGTCTACGACGAGGCAAAGCGGTTCGGCGAGGCGCTGACGATGGCGTACCAGCGGCGCCACGGCGTCGAGGTGCGGATTGCGCGGATCTTCAACACGTACGGCCCGGGCATGCGTCACGACGACGGGCGGGTGGTGTCCAACTTCGCCACGCAGGCGCTCCGAGGCGAACCGCTCACGGTGTACGGGGACGGGACCCAGACACGCAGCCTGTGCTTCGTCGAGGATGAAGTGACCGGCCTGCTCGCGCTACTGGAATCGGACGTGTCCACGCCGGTGAACATCGGCAACGACGACGAACGGACGATCGCCGAGATCGCCTCGCTGATCATCGAGCTGGCGGGCTCGAAGTCCGAGATGGCGCATCTTCCGCTGCCGGCGGACGACCCCACGCAGCGCCGGCCCGACCTGACGATCGCGCGCACGAAGCTCGGATGGGAGCCGGTGACGCCGCTGCGCGACGGTTTGGCGCGAACCGTCGAGTGGTTCAGAGCGACTGCGGCGAGGTGA